The genomic segment GGCAAGGTTCATCCGATTCCGGGTGCGAACCTGCCGCTCGCCGCGCTGGGCATGTTCATCCTGTGGATGGGCTGGTTCGGCTTCAACGGCGGTTCGGAGCTGGCAGTCGCCAGCGTCGATTCGGCCAACAACGTCGCCAAGGTGTTCGTCAACACCAACATGGCTGCCAGCGGCGGTTTGCTGGCTGCGTTGATCATGGCGAAGCTGCGCTTCGGCAAGGCTGACTTGACCATGGCGATCAACGGCGCCTTGGCCGGTCTGGTGGCAATCACCGCAGATCCGCTGTCACCGTCGTCGGGTCTGGCGACTCTGATCGGCGCGGCCGGTGGCGTGCTGGTGTTCTTCTCGATCCTGGCCCTCGACAAGCTGAAGCTCGATGACCCGGTCGGTGCCATCTCGGTGCACGGCACGGTCGGTATCTGGGGCGTGCTCGCAGTGCTGCTGTCCAACGACGGCGCCACGGCGACCGGTCAGTTGGTGGGCATTGCCGCGATCTTCGCCTGGACCTTCGGTTTGACCATCGTCATCGGCTTGATCATCAAGGCCATCATCGGCTTGCGGGTCTCCGAGGAAGAAGAACACGAGGGTATCGACCTTGCTGAATGCGGCATGGAAGCCTATCCCGAGTTCAAACAGGGCTGAGGTTTTCACACACGCGTCATGGCAACACACCGCCGGTTCTCCTCCGGCGGGTGGAATTGGGGCGGGTCGAAAGACCCGCCCTTTTTTGCGTCTGCAGGACCCGGTCAGCGGCAGTGGCGCGGTCAGCGCTACACTGCCGCTTCTCTTTTTTTGAGTTGGAGCGCGTCCCGTGAAAATGCTCGTCGCCATCATTAAGCCGTTCAAACTTGACGCTGTCCGTGAGGCGCTTGCCGACCTGGGCGTGCAGGGGATGACGGTGACCGAGGTGCGGGGTTTCGGTCGGCAGAAGGGTCACACCGAGCTTTACCGTGGTGCGGAATATGTCGTGGACCTGCTGCCCAAAATCAAACTTGAAGTGGCGCTGGCGCCCGACCAGCTCGACCCGGCCATTGAGGCCATCAGCAAGGCGGCGCGCACCGGCCAGATCGGCGACGGCAAGGTATTTGTTTACGACCTGGAGCAGACCATCCGCATCCGTACCGGTGAGGCCGGTATCGAAGCCGTTTAACGTGACGCGTCGGGCTGGGGCGAAAGCCCTGCGCTGACGCCGAGCAGTGCCCAGCGGTCGCCAGGCGCATAGAGGTTGATTGGGTCGAGCCGTACCGGCGCCGGCGGTTCCACCGCGACGATAAACGACTGTGGCACGCGCATCAGCGTGTGCAGCGTCGGGGTCAGTTCGGTCGGCAGCGCCCACCCGCTGTCACCGGCCATGGCCTGCAATTGCTCCAGCGTGGTGTCGGCCCAAGTGTCCACCGGACGCCGCGCGGCCAGCGCCGCGCCCTGCTGCAGGCGCGACAACACCCCGCTGTCATAGACCGCCAGCGTGGCGTCGACCAAGGTCATCCCGGCCAGCGTGAATGCTGGAAATTCAGGCCCGGCATGAAAGCGCGCGGTCAGCTCGACGGCCAGCCCGTCCAGCACCTGCCAGTCAAGCCCCCATTGCCATGGCAGCCCGTCCAGCGGGGGTCTCGCCTGTATCGTCAGCGCGCCGTCGAGCTGCGTGATCCCGGCGCGCCGCAGCATCTGGTCCAGCGTAGCCGGGAGGCCGTCGACCGGGATCTGCAAACCATCCATGACAATTCGGCGCTCGCCTGTGGCGGCATCGGCATCGCCCAAATACAGCCTTTGCGCGCTCAGCCGGTAGCCCACCGGCAGACCGAGGCCATCACGCCAGCCGCCGACCGGCTCCAGCGTGACGCCTTGCAGGGTGACCGGCTGCCCAGGCCAGGCGCGCAGCGTCTGATGGCGCAGCAGCGCATACGGCCGCAATGCAGTGACCTGTTGTGCAACCGCCTGCGTCGCACGGTGGTGCAGCCACCCCGTCCACGCCAGCGCGAGCACGACGACCAGCAGAAGGAAACGGATCATGGCCGCAGTTTAGGGTGCGCGCCCTGTTGCCGTGGGCCAGTGCCAGGGGCATGAGCGGCCCACATCACACGGTCGACGCGGGCCTCTTGCGCGCCGCTCAATTTCCGCCGAGGTCGGTGAACGGCTATCCTCAAGGCATGTCGATTTCGGTCATGGGTTTCGGGCTGGGCGGGCGCCGCTGCGGGGCGCTGATGCTGTTGTGCGTGCTGCCGCTGTCGGCGGTCTCGGCGGATGCGGCGATTTACCGTTGGGTGGATGCGCAGGGCCGCGTCCATTACGGCGATGCCACGACCGCGCCGCGCAGCGCTGAAGCGGTGCCGCGCCGCGGCGCCGACGCGCCTGCGGGCGCGGCGTCAGCCGTTGACCCGACCGAACTGCCGGTCACCGAGCTGCCGCCCACCGAGCAAAGTTGCGAGCAGGCGCAGGCGCAGTACGACGCCTACCGGGGGGCTAACCAGATTGTTGAAACCGACAGCCTGGGCGTGGAGCGAACGATGGATGGCGCGCAACGCGAGCAACTGCTGGCCCGCGCCGAGATGCGCGTGAGCCGGGCCTGTGGCGATGCCGCAGTCACCCCATGACGGTGCGCTGGCTTGTGCTGGTGCTCGCCGCAATGGGCATCACGCCGGCTGCGGTTGCGTCGGCCGTCTACAAATGGGTGGACCAGGCCGGACAGGTGCACTACGACGACACGCGCGTGGCCGACGGCCAGCGACTGACGCGCGAACTGCTGGCAACGCGGGTGGTCGCGCCGGCCGCCGACAAGGGTTTGACGGTGCCCGCCGAGTGGGTCGACCTGTTTGCCCGTCAATGCGACCGCGCCGGCTCACGCATCCAGACGTTGCGGATGGCCACGGCGGTATACGGGCTGTCGCCTCGCGGTCACGAGTTTCGCTACACCGACCAGCAGGTTCGGCTGATGATCGTCGAGGCCCGTGCCGAGGCGGCGCAGCACTGTCCCGCCAACGCCGCGCGCGATGCCTATCGCGACGCGCTGGCCGCCGCCCGGCTGCGACTCGCACACGAGACCGCGCATGAGTAAGGCCGACGACTCGCCGCTGAAGGGCCGGCGCATCATCAATACCCGCCCGGCGGGCCAGGGCGACAGCCTGATGGCGGCGCTGGCGCGCGACGGCGCCGACCCGGTCGCGCTGCCGATGCTGCGTATCGAGACGATGCTCCGCGACGAGGCCTTGTCGCAGGCCATCGCGGCGCACGCTGACGCCGCGCTGTGGGTGTTCACCAGCGTCAATGCCGTGGCACCTTTTGCCGATTTGCCGCAGCCGATTCGCTGGCCGCCCAGGGTCGCGGCCATTGGCCGGACCACGGCCGCCAAACTGGGCGCGCTGGGCGTCAACGCCTGGACGCCGGCCGACGGCAGTCGCTCCGAAGACCTGTTAACCGATCCCCGCCTGGGCGATGTCAGCGGCGTCCAAATCACCCTGATCGGCGGTGAAGGGGGACGTGGCCTGCTCGCCGACACCCTGCGTGAACGCGGCGCCCGTGTCGACACCGTTGCGGTGTATCGGCGGGTGGCCGAAACCCCGGCGGCGTCAGCTTTGACGAGCGCACTGCAAAGCGCCGAGGTGGTGCTGTTCACCAGCGCCGAGGCCATGAGCGCCTGGCACGCGTCGATGCGCGCCGCCGACCGTCCATTGGACGGACCCGATGCCCCGCGATGGCTGGTCATCAGTCCGCGTCTCGCCGATCATGCAAAGTCTTTAGGCTATTCCGATGTGCCGCTGATGGCGGCAGGCCCCTTTGATGCCGACCTGATTGCGGCGCTTCACTCTCATTTTGGTGCTGTCTCTTCCATGTCCGAACCCTCGTCAAAGCCTGCTGAGCCCCAGTCCGTGCCTGCTGCCCCCGCGCCTGCGGCGGCGGCAAAACCTTCGCCGGCGGCGACTGCGCCTCGCCGAGGCGGTCGCGGTGCCGGCGTGGCCATTTTTCTCGCCTTGCTGGCGGTACTGATCAGCGCCGCCGGGGTGGCCGCCGGCTACTGGGCGTGGATGGAGCTCGACACCGCCCGCACCCTGCTGGTCAACGACAGCGAGCGGACCCAGCGCATGGCCGACGATGTCGTGCGGCAGCAGCGCGAGGCGGTCGAGCTTGCCCAACAGGTCGGTGACCAGACGGCGGCGTTGCAGCTGCGCATGGAGGGTTACGACGAGGCCTTCGGCCAGCTCAAGGACAGCATCGACCTGGGGCGCTCGCAGATCAC from the Polycyclovorans algicola TG408 genome contains:
- a CDS encoding ammonium transporter → MTEVAEAAAGISTAELAYALDTFYFLVAGAFVMWMAAGFSMLEAGLVRSKNTVEILTKNVALFATACVMYLLIGYNFMYTEAGMYLPGFDFMLSMEDNAADVVNAGGEDAPYYSGLSDFFFQVVFVATAMSIVSGAVAERMKLFSFLAFAVVMTGFIYPIQGMWSWGGGFLGETFGYSDYAGSGIVHLCGAAAALALVILIGPRKGKYAADGKVHPIPGANLPLAALGMFILWMGWFGFNGGSELAVASVDSANNVAKVFVNTNMAASGGLLAALIMAKLRFGKADLTMAINGALAGLVAITADPLSPSSGLATLIGAAGGVLVFFSILALDKLKLDDPVGAISVHGTVGIWGVLAVLLSNDGATATGQLVGIAAIFAWTFGLTIVIGLIIKAIIGLRVSEEEEHEGIDLAECGMEAYPEFKQG
- a CDS encoding P-II family nitrogen regulator, whose amino-acid sequence is MKMLVAIIKPFKLDAVREALADLGVQGMTVTEVRGFGRQKGHTELYRGAEYVVDLLPKIKLEVALAPDQLDPAIEAISKAARTGQIGDGKVFVYDLEQTIRIRTGEAGIEAV
- a CDS encoding DUF4124 domain-containing protein, which encodes MSISVMGFGLGGRRCGALMLLCVLPLSAVSADAAIYRWVDAQGRVHYGDATTAPRSAEAVPRRGADAPAGAASAVDPTELPVTELPPTEQSCEQAQAQYDAYRGANQIVETDSLGVERTMDGAQREQLLARAEMRVSRACGDAAVTP
- a CDS encoding DUF4124 domain-containing protein; translated protein: MTVRWLVLVLAAMGITPAAVASAVYKWVDQAGQVHYDDTRVADGQRLTRELLATRVVAPAADKGLTVPAEWVDLFARQCDRAGSRIQTLRMATAVYGLSPRGHEFRYTDQQVRLMIVEARAEAAQHCPANAARDAYRDALAAARLRLAHETAHE
- a CDS encoding uroporphyrinogen-III C-methyltransferase is translated as MSKADDSPLKGRRIINTRPAGQGDSLMAALARDGADPVALPMLRIETMLRDEALSQAIAAHADAALWVFTSVNAVAPFADLPQPIRWPPRVAAIGRTTAAKLGALGVNAWTPADGSRSEDLLTDPRLGDVSGVQITLIGGEGGRGLLADTLRERGARVDTVAVYRRVAETPAASALTSALQSAEVVLFTSAEAMSAWHASMRAADRPLDGPDAPRWLVISPRLADHAKSLGYSDVPLMAAGPFDADLIAALHSHFGAVSSMSEPSSKPAEPQSVPAAPAPAAAAKPSPAATAPRRGGRGAGVAIFLALLAVLISAAGVAAGYWAWMELDTARTLLVNDSERTQRMADDVVRQQREAVELAQQVGDQTAALQLRMEGYDEAFGQLKDSIDLGRSQITLTTVEQLLLLANERLQLASDIQGADAALERADDRLQQLADPRVHGVREAISRERTALAALPRFDREGVALAVSSLIEQIDALPLAPSVREAPEMDLAAVDLDGERPMLDRLTDILGQLFVLRREGGETIGALPESAAASTLMLLHIKLENARAAWLAGDVAEFIRILGSAQQWLARHFAVDQPAVAAFEAELQRLQRQPEMVEMPDVTRSLTLLRAQLEPGAQ